The region GGCCTCGAGATCCACAACCTGTCGATCGAGACCGGCCGCAGCAACGGCGCGGTCATCGGCACCTTCCAGCCGACCTTCCTCTACGAGCTGCTGTGGGACGCCGCCGTGGGCGTCGCGCTCATCCTGCTCGACCGCCGGCTGCGACTCGGCCGTGGCAACGTCCTCGCCCTCTACGTCATGGGCTACACGCTGGGGCGGTTCTGGATCGAGCTGCTGCGCCGCGACGACGCGAACCACATCCTCGGCCTGCGGCTGAACGTGTGGACCTCGATCGTCGTCTTCCTGCTGGGCCTCGCCTACTTCCTGCGGCACGGTGGCTTCCGCGCCGAGCGCGAGGCGAGCCCGTACCAGGACAGCCATGTCGCCGTGCCGGTCGCGGCGGACCCGGCCCCGGCCGGGCAGGGCGCACCCGAAGCGGACGAGGAGGTCGCGGCCGAGCGTGGGCACGACGACTGAGGCCGAGATCCACCACCAGCACCGCGACGTCGGCGGCGGCTGGCTGCGCCCCACCGTCTTCGGGGCCATGGACGGGCTCGTCTCCAACTTCGCGCTCGTGGCGGGGGTGGCCGCGGCCTCGTCGAGCGGCACGCAGGTCACCCTCGCCGGGTGGGCCGGCCTGGTCGGCGGCGCGTTCTCGATGGCGGCCGGCGAGTTCATCTCGGTGCGCAGCCAGAACGAGTCGACGGCCGCCGAGGTCGAGGTCGAGCGTCGTGAGCTGCTCACGAACGCCGCGGCCGAGCAGGCCGAGCTCGCGCAGGCGTTCGTCGCGAAGGGCGTCGACGCCGACATCGCCGCCATCGTGGCCGCGCAGCTGTCGCGCGATCCGGACCAGGCGCTGCTCGTCCACGCGCGGGAGGAGCTCGGCGTCGACCCCAAGCAGCTGCCCAGCCCGGCCGTCGCCGCCGCGTCGTCGCTCGCGTCGTTCGCGCTCGGTGCCTTCGTCCCGCTGCTGCCCTACCTGCTCGGTGCCACGACGATCGTGGTGCCCGCGGTGCTCGCCGTCGTCGCGCTGTTCGCCGCCGGTGCGGTGACGTCGCGCTTCACGAGCCGCAGCTGGTGGTTCGCGGGCGCCCGGCAGCTCGCCTTCGGCCTCGCCGCGGCCGCGGTCACCTACGGTGTCGGCGCGGCGTTCGGGGCGACGGTCGGCTGATCCGTCCCTCAATCCGTCACCGACCCGCTCGGCCCCGTCGCGTCGTCGCCGGCGCGGATGTGACATCCGCCGTTGTCAGACCGACCGGTCGGTCTTTAGGGTCGGGTGAATGGCTGATCTCCCCGGCGTCGACCTCGCGGCACTGACCGGTTGGCTCGACCGCGCCCGCCCCGGCCTGCGGCAGGGCGAGCTGTCCGGCGAGGTGATCGCCGGCGGCAAGTCCAACCTCACCTACCGCATCACGGACGGGACGGCGACGTGGGCGCTGCGCCGCCCGCCGCTCGCGCACGTGCTGCCCACCGCACACGACATGGTGCGCGAGTGGCGCGTCATCAGCGCGCTGCAGGGCACCGCCGTGGCCGTCCCCGAGGCCGTGGCGCTGTGCGAGGACGCCGACGTGCTGGGCGCGCAGTTCTACCTCATGGGCTTCGTCGACGGCGTCGTGCTCGATCGTCCCGACGTGCTCGGGACCGTCACGCCGGACGCCGCCACCCGCAGCTGCGAGCTGCTGGTCGACACGCTCGTCGACCTGCACGAGGTCGACCCGGGCACGGTCGGCCTCGGCGACTTCGGCCGGCCGGACGGCTTCCTGGCCCGACAGGTCCG is a window of Jatrophihabitans endophyticus DNA encoding:
- a CDS encoding VIT1/CCC1 transporter family protein gives rise to the protein MGTTTEAEIHHQHRDVGGGWLRPTVFGAMDGLVSNFALVAGVAAASSSGTQVTLAGWAGLVGGAFSMAAGEFISVRSQNESTAAEVEVERRELLTNAAAEQAELAQAFVAKGVDADIAAIVAAQLSRDPDQALLVHAREELGVDPKQLPSPAVAAASSLASFALGAFVPLLPYLLGATTIVVPAVLAVVALFAAGAVTSRFTSRSWWFAGARQLAFGLAAAAVTYGVGAAFGATVG